In Anser cygnoides isolate HZ-2024a breed goose chromosome 14, Taihu_goose_T2T_genome, whole genome shotgun sequence, one genomic interval encodes:
- the PCDH1 gene encoding protocadherin-1 isoform X4 — translation MQTPLDQRSGDRPHPTPLRRRMRPLASCLGLWLLCQLPALVCGTRVVYKVQEEQPPNTLIGSLASDYGFPDVGHLYKLEVGAPYLRVDGKTGDIYTTETSIDRESLRECQHLLPGEPCYLEFEVSITDLIMNSSPRLLEGQIEVLDINDNTPNFASPVLTLTIPENTNIGALFSIPPAMDRDSGPNGVASYELMAGPEAQELFGLQVAEDQDEKQPQLIVMGNLDREQWDSYDLTIKVQDGGSPPRASSALLRITIVDMNDNAPKFEKALYEAELSENSPVGHSVLQVKANDSDQGANAEIDYSFHQASDMVRRLLRLDRATGLITVQGPIDREDVSILKFSVMAKDKGANPKSARTQVVVTIKDMNDNAPSIEIRGIGLVTHQDGMANISEDVPVETAVALVQVSDRDEGENAVVTCVVAGDVPFQLRQASETGSDSKKKYFLQTTTPLDYESVKDYTIEIVAVDSGNPPLSSTNSLKVQVVDVNDNAPVFSQSFTEVAFPENNEPDDLVMEVSASDADSGSNAKLVYSLVTDPSSKGSFTIDPDSGEIRVKAVLDREQRERYEFLVVAADKGSPSLKGTASVAINVMDRNDNDPKFMLSGYNFSVMENMPPLSPVGMVTVIDADKGENARIQLSVEQDNGDFVIQNGTGTILSSISFDREQQSTYTFRLKAVDGGDPPRSAYVGVTINVLDENDNAPFITSPSNATYKHILPHTSPGQQVSKVKAEDIDSGVNAELTYSITGGNPFELFQISPHSGDITLEKEILRKHHGLHRLVVRVNDKGKPSRHGTALVHFYVNETLANRTLLDTLVGHSLDTPLDIDIAGDPEYERSKQRSNILFGVIAGIVAVTLVIVLVVLVRYCRQREAKSGYQAGKKETKDLYAPKQASKSGKSKNKVKKSKSPKPPKPTEDEEETGLQKSLKFNLMNDSVSDSPRIHLPLNYPPGSPDLGRHYRSNSPLPSIQLQPQSPSASKKHQVVQDLPATNTFVGTGDNNSTGSEQYSDYSYRTNPQKYTNKQLPHRRVTFSAASQAQDLQDPSQHSYYDSGLEESETPSSKSSSGPRIGPLALPEDHYERTTPDGSIGEMEHPENGLCGNAHVRLS, via the exons aTGCAGACGCCGCTGGATCAGCGCTCCGGGGACCGGCCGCATCCAA CTCCCCTGCGGCGCAGGATGAGGCCCCTCGCCTCCTGCCTGGGCCTGTGGctcctctgccagctgcctgccctGGTCTGCGGGACGCGGGTGGTCTACAAAGTGCAGGAGGAGCAACCCCCCAACACGCTCATCGGCAGCCTGGCCTCTGACTACGGCTTCCCAGACGTGGGGCACCTCTACAAGCTGGAAGTGGGGGCCCCGTACCTGCGTGTGGACGGCAAGACTGGGGACATCTACACCACGGAGACCTCCATCGACCGGGAGAGCTTGCGTGAgtgccagcacctcctgcccggCGAGCCCTGCTACCTGGAGTTCGAGGTGTCCATCACTGACCTGATCATGAACAGCAGCCCACGCCTGCTGGAGGGGCAGATAGAGGTGCTCGATATCAATGACAACACGCCCAACTTCGCCTCGCCTGTTCTCACCCTGACCATCCCCGAGAACACCAACATCGGGGCTCTCTTCTCCATACCCCCGGCCATGGACCGCGACTCGGGTCCCAACGGCGTTGCCTCCTACGAGCTGATGGCTGGCCCGGAGGCGCAGGAGCTCTTTGGGCTGCAGGTGGCCGAGGACCAGGACGAGAAGCAGCCGCAGCTGATCGTCATGGGGAACCTGGACCGGGAGCAGTGGGACTCCTATGACCTGACCATCAAGGTGCAGGACGGGGGCAGCCCGCCGCGGGCGAGCAGTGCCCTGCTGCGCATCACCATCGTGGACATGAATGACAATGCGCCCAAGTTCGAGAAGGCCCTCTACGAGGCAGAGCTGTCCGAAAACAGCCCCGTGGGGCACTCTGTCCTCCAG GTGAAGGCCAACGACTCGGACCAGGGCGCTAACGCCGAGATCGACTACTCGTTCCACCAGGCCTCAGACATGGTGCGCCGGCTGCTGCGCCTCGACCGCGCCACGGGGCTCATCACCGTCCAGGGACCCATTGACCGCGAGGACGTCAGCATCCTCAAGTTCTCCGTCATGGCCAAGGACAAGGGGGCCAACCCCAAGAGTGCCCGCACCCAGGTGGTGGTCACCATCAAGGACATGAACGACAACGCGCCCTCCATTGAGATTCGGGGCATCGGGTTGGTCACGCACCAGGATGGCATGGCAAATATCTCGGAGGACGTGCCAGTAGAGACAGCAGTAGCTCTGGTGCAGGTGTCCGACCGAGATGAGGGCGAGAACGCCGTGGTGACATGCGTGGTGGCTGGTGATGTCCCATTCCAGCTGCGGCAGGCAAGTGAAACTGGGAGCGACAGCAAGAAGAAATACTTCCTGCAGACCACCACGCCGCTGGACTACGAGTCGGTGAAGGACTACACGATTGAGATCGTTGCGGTGGACTCGGGGAACCCGCCCCTCTCCAGCACCAACTCGCTGAAGGTGCAGGTGGTGGACGTGAATGACAACGCGCCTGTCTTCAGCCAGAGCTTCACCGAGGTGGCCTTCCCCGAGAACAACGAGCCCGATGACCTGGTGATGGAGGTAAGCGCCAGCGATGCGGACAGCGGCTCCAACGCCAAGCTGGTTTACTCGCTGGTGACAGACCCCTCGTCCAAGGGCTCCTTCACTATTGACCCCGACTCTGGGGAGATCCGAGTGAAGGCGGTGCTGGACCGCGAGCAGCGGGAGCGCTACGAGTTCTTGGTGGTGGCGGCAGAcaagggcagccccagcctcaaGGGCACAGCATCTGTGGCCATCAACGTCATGGACAGGAATGACAACGACCCCAAGTTCATGCTGAGCGGCTACAACTTCTCGGTGATGGAGAACATGCCGCCCCTCAGCCCTGTGGGCATGGTGACGGTGATAGATGCTGACAAAGGAGAAAACGCCCGCATCCAGCTGTCGGTGGAGCAAGACAATGGGGATTTTGTCATCCAGAATGGCACTGGCACCATCCTCTCCAGCATCTCTTTTGACCGGGAGCAGCAGAGTACGTACACTTTCCGGCTCAAGGCGGTGGACGGTGGGGATCCTCCCAGGTCTGCATACGTGGGGGTGACCATCAATGTCTTGGATGAGAATGACAATGCCCCCTTCATCACTTCGCCCTCCAATGCCACCTACAagcacatcctgccccacacgAGCCCTGGCCAGCAGGTGAGCAAGGTCAAGGCAGAAGACATTGACTCCGGCGTCAACGCGGAGCTGACCTACAGCATCACGGGAGGCAACCCCTTCGAGCTCTTCCAGATCTCCCCGCACAGCGGAGACATCACGCTGGAGAAGGAGATCCTGCGCAAGCACCACGGCCTGCACCGCTTGGTTGTGCGCGTCAACGACAAGGGCAAGCCCTCGAGGCACGGCACAGCACTGGTGCACTTCTACGTCAATGAGACGCTGGCCAACCGCACGCTGCTGGACACGCTGGTGGGGCACAGCCTGGACACGCCGCTCGACATAGACATCGCTGGAGACCCCGAATACGAGCGCAGCAAACAGCGAAGCAATATCCTCTTTGGAGTCATCGCTGGCATCGTGGCAGTCACCTTGGTCATAGTGCTGGTCGTGCTGGTGCGCTACTGCCGACAGCGGGAGGCCAAGAGTGGCTACCAGGCAGGCAAGAAGGAGACCAAGGACCTGTACGCACCCAAGCAGGCCAGCAAGAGCGGTAAGAGCAAGAACAAGGTGAAGAAGAGCAAGTCCCCAAAGCCGCCCAAGCCCacggaggacgaggaggagacGGGGCTGCAGAAATCGCTCAAGTTCAACCTCATGAATGACTCCGTCAGCGACAGCCCTCGCATCCACCTGCCCCTCAACTACCCACCGGGCAGCCCAGACCTGGGGCGCCACTACCGCTCCAACTCACCCCTGCCCTCCATCCAGCTGCAGCCTCAGTCGCCCTCTGCCTCCAAGAAGCACCAGGTGGTGCAGGACCTGCCGGCCACCAACACCTTTGTTGGCACAGGGGACAACAACTCGACGGGCTCCGAGCAGTACTCGGACTACAGCTACCGCACCAACCCCCAGAAATACACCAACAAGCAG
- the PCDH1 gene encoding protocadherin-1 isoform X6, giving the protein MQTPLDQRSGDRPHPTPLRRRMRPLASCLGLWLLCQLPALVCGTRVVYKVQEEQPPNTLIGSLASDYGFPDVGHLYKLEVGAPYLRVDGKTGDIYTTETSIDRESLRECQHLLPGEPCYLEFEVSITDLIMNSSPRLLEGQIEVLDINDNTPNFASPVLTLTIPENTNIGALFSIPPAMDRDSGPNGVASYELMAGPEAQELFGLQVAEDQDEKQPQLIVMGNLDREQWDSYDLTIKVQDGGSPPRASSALLRITIVDMNDNAPKFEKALYEAELSENSPVGHSVLQVKANDSDQGANAEIDYSFHQASDMVRRLLRLDRATGLITVQGPIDREDVSILKFSVMAKDKGANPKSARTQVVVTIKDMNDNAPSIEIRGIGLVTHQDGMANISEDVPVETAVALVQVSDRDEGENAVVTCVVAGDVPFQLRQASETGSDSKKKYFLQTTTPLDYESVKDYTIEIVAVDSGNPPLSSTNSLKVQVVDVNDNAPVFSQSFTEVAFPENNEPDDLVMEVSASDADSGSNAKLVYSLVTDPSSKGSFTIDPDSGEIRVKAVLDREQRERYEFLVVAADKGSPSLKGTASVAINVMDRNDNDPKFMLSGYNFSVMENMPPLSPVGMVTVIDADKGENARIQLSVEQDNGDFVIQNGTGTILSSISFDREQQSTYTFRLKAVDGGDPPRSAYVGVTINVLDENDNAPFITSPSNATYKHILPHTSPGQQVSKVKAEDIDSGVNAELTYSITGGNPFELFQISPHSGDITLEKEILRKHHGLHRLVVRVNDKGKPSRHGTALVHFYVNETLANRTLLDTLVGHSLDTPLDIDIAGDPEYERSKQRSNILFGVIAGIVAVTLVIVLVVLVRYCRQREAKSGYQAGKKETKDLYAPKQASKSGKSKNKVKKSKSPKPPKPTEDEEETGLQKSLKFNLMNDSVSDSPRIHLPLNYPPGSPDLGRHYRSNSPLPSIQLQPQSPSASKKHQVVQDLPATNTFVGTGDNNSTGSEQYSDYSYRTNPQKYTNKQLPHRRVTFSAASQAQDLQDPSQHSYYDSGLEESETPSSKSSSGPRIGPLALPEDHYERTTPDGSIGEMEHPENASPLPQP; this is encoded by the exons aTGCAGACGCCGCTGGATCAGCGCTCCGGGGACCGGCCGCATCCAA CTCCCCTGCGGCGCAGGATGAGGCCCCTCGCCTCCTGCCTGGGCCTGTGGctcctctgccagctgcctgccctGGTCTGCGGGACGCGGGTGGTCTACAAAGTGCAGGAGGAGCAACCCCCCAACACGCTCATCGGCAGCCTGGCCTCTGACTACGGCTTCCCAGACGTGGGGCACCTCTACAAGCTGGAAGTGGGGGCCCCGTACCTGCGTGTGGACGGCAAGACTGGGGACATCTACACCACGGAGACCTCCATCGACCGGGAGAGCTTGCGTGAgtgccagcacctcctgcccggCGAGCCCTGCTACCTGGAGTTCGAGGTGTCCATCACTGACCTGATCATGAACAGCAGCCCACGCCTGCTGGAGGGGCAGATAGAGGTGCTCGATATCAATGACAACACGCCCAACTTCGCCTCGCCTGTTCTCACCCTGACCATCCCCGAGAACACCAACATCGGGGCTCTCTTCTCCATACCCCCGGCCATGGACCGCGACTCGGGTCCCAACGGCGTTGCCTCCTACGAGCTGATGGCTGGCCCGGAGGCGCAGGAGCTCTTTGGGCTGCAGGTGGCCGAGGACCAGGACGAGAAGCAGCCGCAGCTGATCGTCATGGGGAACCTGGACCGGGAGCAGTGGGACTCCTATGACCTGACCATCAAGGTGCAGGACGGGGGCAGCCCGCCGCGGGCGAGCAGTGCCCTGCTGCGCATCACCATCGTGGACATGAATGACAATGCGCCCAAGTTCGAGAAGGCCCTCTACGAGGCAGAGCTGTCCGAAAACAGCCCCGTGGGGCACTCTGTCCTCCAG GTGAAGGCCAACGACTCGGACCAGGGCGCTAACGCCGAGATCGACTACTCGTTCCACCAGGCCTCAGACATGGTGCGCCGGCTGCTGCGCCTCGACCGCGCCACGGGGCTCATCACCGTCCAGGGACCCATTGACCGCGAGGACGTCAGCATCCTCAAGTTCTCCGTCATGGCCAAGGACAAGGGGGCCAACCCCAAGAGTGCCCGCACCCAGGTGGTGGTCACCATCAAGGACATGAACGACAACGCGCCCTCCATTGAGATTCGGGGCATCGGGTTGGTCACGCACCAGGATGGCATGGCAAATATCTCGGAGGACGTGCCAGTAGAGACAGCAGTAGCTCTGGTGCAGGTGTCCGACCGAGATGAGGGCGAGAACGCCGTGGTGACATGCGTGGTGGCTGGTGATGTCCCATTCCAGCTGCGGCAGGCAAGTGAAACTGGGAGCGACAGCAAGAAGAAATACTTCCTGCAGACCACCACGCCGCTGGACTACGAGTCGGTGAAGGACTACACGATTGAGATCGTTGCGGTGGACTCGGGGAACCCGCCCCTCTCCAGCACCAACTCGCTGAAGGTGCAGGTGGTGGACGTGAATGACAACGCGCCTGTCTTCAGCCAGAGCTTCACCGAGGTGGCCTTCCCCGAGAACAACGAGCCCGATGACCTGGTGATGGAGGTAAGCGCCAGCGATGCGGACAGCGGCTCCAACGCCAAGCTGGTTTACTCGCTGGTGACAGACCCCTCGTCCAAGGGCTCCTTCACTATTGACCCCGACTCTGGGGAGATCCGAGTGAAGGCGGTGCTGGACCGCGAGCAGCGGGAGCGCTACGAGTTCTTGGTGGTGGCGGCAGAcaagggcagccccagcctcaaGGGCACAGCATCTGTGGCCATCAACGTCATGGACAGGAATGACAACGACCCCAAGTTCATGCTGAGCGGCTACAACTTCTCGGTGATGGAGAACATGCCGCCCCTCAGCCCTGTGGGCATGGTGACGGTGATAGATGCTGACAAAGGAGAAAACGCCCGCATCCAGCTGTCGGTGGAGCAAGACAATGGGGATTTTGTCATCCAGAATGGCACTGGCACCATCCTCTCCAGCATCTCTTTTGACCGGGAGCAGCAGAGTACGTACACTTTCCGGCTCAAGGCGGTGGACGGTGGGGATCCTCCCAGGTCTGCATACGTGGGGGTGACCATCAATGTCTTGGATGAGAATGACAATGCCCCCTTCATCACTTCGCCCTCCAATGCCACCTACAagcacatcctgccccacacgAGCCCTGGCCAGCAGGTGAGCAAGGTCAAGGCAGAAGACATTGACTCCGGCGTCAACGCGGAGCTGACCTACAGCATCACGGGAGGCAACCCCTTCGAGCTCTTCCAGATCTCCCCGCACAGCGGAGACATCACGCTGGAGAAGGAGATCCTGCGCAAGCACCACGGCCTGCACCGCTTGGTTGTGCGCGTCAACGACAAGGGCAAGCCCTCGAGGCACGGCACAGCACTGGTGCACTTCTACGTCAATGAGACGCTGGCCAACCGCACGCTGCTGGACACGCTGGTGGGGCACAGCCTGGACACGCCGCTCGACATAGACATCGCTGGAGACCCCGAATACGAGCGCAGCAAACAGCGAAGCAATATCCTCTTTGGAGTCATCGCTGGCATCGTGGCAGTCACCTTGGTCATAGTGCTGGTCGTGCTGGTGCGCTACTGCCGACAGCGGGAGGCCAAGAGTGGCTACCAGGCAGGCAAGAAGGAGACCAAGGACCTGTACGCACCCAAGCAGGCCAGCAAGAGCGGTAAGAGCAAGAACAAGGTGAAGAAGAGCAAGTCCCCAAAGCCGCCCAAGCCCacggaggacgaggaggagacGGGGCTGCAGAAATCGCTCAAGTTCAACCTCATGAATGACTCCGTCAGCGACAGCCCTCGCATCCACCTGCCCCTCAACTACCCACCGGGCAGCCCAGACCTGGGGCGCCACTACCGCTCCAACTCACCCCTGCCCTCCATCCAGCTGCAGCCTCAGTCGCCCTCTGCCTCCAAGAAGCACCAGGTGGTGCAGGACCTGCCGGCCACCAACACCTTTGTTGGCACAGGGGACAACAACTCGACGGGCTCCGAGCAGTACTCGGACTACAGCTACCGCACCAACCCCCAGAAATACACCAACAAGCAG
- the PCDH1 gene encoding protocadherin-1 isoform X5, with translation MQTPLDQRSGDRPHPTPLRRRMRPLASCLGLWLLCQLPALVCGTRVVYKVQEEQPPNTLIGSLASDYGFPDVGHLYKLEVGAPYLRVDGKTGDIYTTETSIDRESLRECQHLLPGEPCYLEFEVSITDLIMNSSPRLLEGQIEVLDINDNTPNFASPVLTLTIPENTNIGALFSIPPAMDRDSGPNGVASYELMAGPEAQELFGLQVAEDQDEKQPQLIVMGNLDREQWDSYDLTIKVQDGGSPPRASSALLRITIVDMNDNAPKFEKALYEAELSENSPVGHSVLQVKANDSDQGANAEIDYSFHQASDMVRRLLRLDRATGLITVQGPIDREDVSILKFSVMAKDKGANPKSARTQVVVTIKDMNDNAPSIEIRGIGLVTHQDGMANISEDVPVETAVALVQVSDRDEGENAVVTCVVAGDVPFQLRQASETGSDSKKKYFLQTTTPLDYESVKDYTIEIVAVDSGNPPLSSTNSLKVQVVDVNDNAPVFSQSFTEVAFPENNEPDDLVMEVSASDADSGSNAKLVYSLVTDPSSKGSFTIDPDSGEIRVKAVLDREQRERYEFLVVAADKGSPSLKGTASVAINVMDRNDNDPKFMLSGYNFSVMENMPPLSPVGMVTVIDADKGENARIQLSVEQDNGDFVIQNGTGTILSSISFDREQQSTYTFRLKAVDGGDPPRSAYVGVTINVLDENDNAPFITSPSNATYKHILPHTSPGQQVSKVKAEDIDSGVNAELTYSITGGNPFELFQISPHSGDITLEKEILRKHHGLHRLVVRVNDKGKPSRHGTALVHFYVNETLANRTLLDTLVGHSLDTPLDIDIAGDPEYERSKQRSNILFGVIAGIVAVTLVIVLVVLVRYCRQREAKSGYQAGKKETKDLYAPKQASKSGKSKNKVKKSKSPKPPKPTEDEEETGLQKSLKFNLMNDSVSDSPRIHLPLNYPPGSPDLGRHYRSNSPLPSIQLQPQSPSASKKHQVVQDLPATNTFVGTGDNNSTGSEQYSDYSYRTNPQKYTNKQLPHRRVTFSAASQAQDLQDPSQHSYYDSGLEESETPSSKSSSGPRIGPLALPEDHYERTTPDGSIGEMEHPENESPERSRL, from the exons aTGCAGACGCCGCTGGATCAGCGCTCCGGGGACCGGCCGCATCCAA CTCCCCTGCGGCGCAGGATGAGGCCCCTCGCCTCCTGCCTGGGCCTGTGGctcctctgccagctgcctgccctGGTCTGCGGGACGCGGGTGGTCTACAAAGTGCAGGAGGAGCAACCCCCCAACACGCTCATCGGCAGCCTGGCCTCTGACTACGGCTTCCCAGACGTGGGGCACCTCTACAAGCTGGAAGTGGGGGCCCCGTACCTGCGTGTGGACGGCAAGACTGGGGACATCTACACCACGGAGACCTCCATCGACCGGGAGAGCTTGCGTGAgtgccagcacctcctgcccggCGAGCCCTGCTACCTGGAGTTCGAGGTGTCCATCACTGACCTGATCATGAACAGCAGCCCACGCCTGCTGGAGGGGCAGATAGAGGTGCTCGATATCAATGACAACACGCCCAACTTCGCCTCGCCTGTTCTCACCCTGACCATCCCCGAGAACACCAACATCGGGGCTCTCTTCTCCATACCCCCGGCCATGGACCGCGACTCGGGTCCCAACGGCGTTGCCTCCTACGAGCTGATGGCTGGCCCGGAGGCGCAGGAGCTCTTTGGGCTGCAGGTGGCCGAGGACCAGGACGAGAAGCAGCCGCAGCTGATCGTCATGGGGAACCTGGACCGGGAGCAGTGGGACTCCTATGACCTGACCATCAAGGTGCAGGACGGGGGCAGCCCGCCGCGGGCGAGCAGTGCCCTGCTGCGCATCACCATCGTGGACATGAATGACAATGCGCCCAAGTTCGAGAAGGCCCTCTACGAGGCAGAGCTGTCCGAAAACAGCCCCGTGGGGCACTCTGTCCTCCAG GTGAAGGCCAACGACTCGGACCAGGGCGCTAACGCCGAGATCGACTACTCGTTCCACCAGGCCTCAGACATGGTGCGCCGGCTGCTGCGCCTCGACCGCGCCACGGGGCTCATCACCGTCCAGGGACCCATTGACCGCGAGGACGTCAGCATCCTCAAGTTCTCCGTCATGGCCAAGGACAAGGGGGCCAACCCCAAGAGTGCCCGCACCCAGGTGGTGGTCACCATCAAGGACATGAACGACAACGCGCCCTCCATTGAGATTCGGGGCATCGGGTTGGTCACGCACCAGGATGGCATGGCAAATATCTCGGAGGACGTGCCAGTAGAGACAGCAGTAGCTCTGGTGCAGGTGTCCGACCGAGATGAGGGCGAGAACGCCGTGGTGACATGCGTGGTGGCTGGTGATGTCCCATTCCAGCTGCGGCAGGCAAGTGAAACTGGGAGCGACAGCAAGAAGAAATACTTCCTGCAGACCACCACGCCGCTGGACTACGAGTCGGTGAAGGACTACACGATTGAGATCGTTGCGGTGGACTCGGGGAACCCGCCCCTCTCCAGCACCAACTCGCTGAAGGTGCAGGTGGTGGACGTGAATGACAACGCGCCTGTCTTCAGCCAGAGCTTCACCGAGGTGGCCTTCCCCGAGAACAACGAGCCCGATGACCTGGTGATGGAGGTAAGCGCCAGCGATGCGGACAGCGGCTCCAACGCCAAGCTGGTTTACTCGCTGGTGACAGACCCCTCGTCCAAGGGCTCCTTCACTATTGACCCCGACTCTGGGGAGATCCGAGTGAAGGCGGTGCTGGACCGCGAGCAGCGGGAGCGCTACGAGTTCTTGGTGGTGGCGGCAGAcaagggcagccccagcctcaaGGGCACAGCATCTGTGGCCATCAACGTCATGGACAGGAATGACAACGACCCCAAGTTCATGCTGAGCGGCTACAACTTCTCGGTGATGGAGAACATGCCGCCCCTCAGCCCTGTGGGCATGGTGACGGTGATAGATGCTGACAAAGGAGAAAACGCCCGCATCCAGCTGTCGGTGGAGCAAGACAATGGGGATTTTGTCATCCAGAATGGCACTGGCACCATCCTCTCCAGCATCTCTTTTGACCGGGAGCAGCAGAGTACGTACACTTTCCGGCTCAAGGCGGTGGACGGTGGGGATCCTCCCAGGTCTGCATACGTGGGGGTGACCATCAATGTCTTGGATGAGAATGACAATGCCCCCTTCATCACTTCGCCCTCCAATGCCACCTACAagcacatcctgccccacacgAGCCCTGGCCAGCAGGTGAGCAAGGTCAAGGCAGAAGACATTGACTCCGGCGTCAACGCGGAGCTGACCTACAGCATCACGGGAGGCAACCCCTTCGAGCTCTTCCAGATCTCCCCGCACAGCGGAGACATCACGCTGGAGAAGGAGATCCTGCGCAAGCACCACGGCCTGCACCGCTTGGTTGTGCGCGTCAACGACAAGGGCAAGCCCTCGAGGCACGGCACAGCACTGGTGCACTTCTACGTCAATGAGACGCTGGCCAACCGCACGCTGCTGGACACGCTGGTGGGGCACAGCCTGGACACGCCGCTCGACATAGACATCGCTGGAGACCCCGAATACGAGCGCAGCAAACAGCGAAGCAATATCCTCTTTGGAGTCATCGCTGGCATCGTGGCAGTCACCTTGGTCATAGTGCTGGTCGTGCTGGTGCGCTACTGCCGACAGCGGGAGGCCAAGAGTGGCTACCAGGCAGGCAAGAAGGAGACCAAGGACCTGTACGCACCCAAGCAGGCCAGCAAGAGCGGTAAGAGCAAGAACAAGGTGAAGAAGAGCAAGTCCCCAAAGCCGCCCAAGCCCacggaggacgaggaggagacGGGGCTGCAGAAATCGCTCAAGTTCAACCTCATGAATGACTCCGTCAGCGACAGCCCTCGCATCCACCTGCCCCTCAACTACCCACCGGGCAGCCCAGACCTGGGGCGCCACTACCGCTCCAACTCACCCCTGCCCTCCATCCAGCTGCAGCCTCAGTCGCCCTCTGCCTCCAAGAAGCACCAGGTGGTGCAGGACCTGCCGGCCACCAACACCTTTGTTGGCACAGGGGACAACAACTCGACGGGCTCCGAGCAGTACTCGGACTACAGCTACCGCACCAACCCCCAGAAATACACCAACAAGCAG